ACCGGATCCTCGGCCTCGCCGCCGAGGCCGCGTTCTTCACCCTGCTGTCGCTGCCGCCCCTGCTCCTCGGCCTGATCGCCCTCCTCGGCTACGCCGACGACTGGACCAACACCGACACCGTCGCGAGCATCGAGGAGAACATCCTCCGCGCTGCCGGAACGGTCCTCTCCGACCGGGGCGTCCACGACATCGCCAAACCGCTCCTGGACGACGTCACCCAGGGCAAACGGCCCGAGCTGGTCTCCCTCGGCTTCGCCATCGCCCTCTGGTCCGGATCGCGCGCGGTGAACGTCTTCATCGACACCATCACCGTCATGTACGGACTCGACGGCCACCGCGGCATCGTCAAGACCCGGCTCCTCGCCTTCCTGCTCTACATCGTGGCGCTGATCATCGGCGCCGTCGTGCTGCCCCTCGCGGTCGTCGGCCCCGACCGGGTCGTCGAGCTCGTCCCCTGGGGCACGGAGGTCGTCGCCGTCCTGTACTGGCCGGCCGTCATCCTGCTCTCCATCGCCTTCCTCACGACGCTCTACCACGTGTCCGTACCCGTCAGATCGCCGTGGATCGAGGACATCCCCGGCGCCCTCGTCGCGCTCGGGATGTGGGTCTTCGGCAGCTTCCTGCTGCGGATCTACCTCACCAGCCAGGTCGAGGGCCCGACCATCTACGGCTCCCTCGCCGCCCCGATCGCCGTCCTCCTCTGGATCGGCATCTCGGCCTTCGCGGTCCTCGTCGGCGCCGCGGTGAACGCCGCCATCGACCGCGTCTGGCCCTCCGTCGCCACCGCCGCGGCCCGTGAGGCCAACGAACGGGCCCGCGCCGTCCAGGCCGCCGAACTCGTCGCCCGGGTCCGCGCCGAGGCGGAGGACGTCGACGAGGACGACCCGGACATGCCCTCGGAGTTCCCCGAGCGCTGGTCCAAGTTCCTGCCCCCGGACGACGTGAAGTCGCGCATCCACTCGGGCTGGGAGAAGGAGTAGCCCGACGGCCCTGCCGCAGGCCCGAAGGCCGGACGAGGAGCGCCGGGCCCGATCGGCAGGACGACCCCCTAGGATCGCGGGCACGGCGGAGCCGGCACCGGCACCGCAGCGGCCTTGGGGGGCTTCATGATCAGGCTCACGCCCGTCGAACGGGATCTCCACCGTGCGTTGAGCACGCGGGCGCGGGAGGCGGATCCGGCGAAGCCCGCCGAGGCCTGCCTCACGTACAAGGAACTCGGGCTGCTCGTCGACCCGGAGGGTACCGCGACCGGGATGTCGAGGCCGCCGTTCCGCACCATGTTCCCGGCCCTCGGGAACGTCAGCGCGTACGAGGTGGAGCAGCGCCGGCCGCTGCTCTCCGCCCTGGTGGTGGCACAGAGCTCCGGCACGCCGGGGCCGGGCTTCGTGGAGATGGCGCGGTACCTCGGGGTGACCGTCCGCGACCCGGAGGCCTTCTGGGAGGAGGAGGTCGCGGCCGTGGTCCGGTTCTGGAGCACGTACGAACCCGTGCTGCTCATGGACGCGGCGGTCCACCGGCTCGAAGGCGAACTGGCCGCGCTGCGGGCCGCGGTGGCGAGGCTCGAAGGTCCCGCCTGAGCGAGTCCGGCGGCGAGCCGAGGGGGCCCGCGATAAATCGGTGGCGCCGTGTTTCAGGGGCGGGCTATGGTTCTGCTCGTTCCGGGGCGCGGCGGTCGCCGCTCCCGGGGACGGTGTCGGTTCGTCGTAGAAGAAGCAGGAGGTGAGGACATTGATGACTGTCATGGTGACGGGCTCTGCCCGCATTCAGGAGTTCATCGTTTCCACCCCTGTGGTCTCCGGCTGACACCCACTCGACTTCCGCGCGCAGAGCGCGCCGCCGGGGCCACCCTTCGAAGGGTCCCCCTTGTTCCACGCTTCGCTCCACCCGTCCTCCCTCTCTTCCGACTCCTCCGACGCTCGGCACCCGCTCGCCGCCCATGGCTGGGACGAGGGCTGGGAAGCCGAGTTCGCCCCCTACGCCCGACAGGGCCTCCTCCCCGGCCGGGTCGTCCGCGTCGACCGAGGCCAGTGCGACGTCGCCACCGCCGAGGGGATCGTGCGCGCCGACACGGCGTTCGTGACCCCGCACGACCCGCTCCGGGTCGTCTGCACCGGTGACTGGGCCGCCGTCGACCCCGAGGGCGTCAGCGATCCCCGGTACGTACGGACGCTGCTGCCGCGCCGTACGGCCTTCGCGCGCTCCACCTCCTCCAAGCGGTCCGAGGGCCAGGTCCTCGCGGCCAACGTCGACCACGTCGTCATCACCGTCTCGCTCGCCGTCGAGCTGGACCTCGGCCGGATCGAACGCTTCCTCGCCCTGGCCTGGGAGTCCGGCGCCCAGCCGACGGTCGTCCTCAGCAAGGCGGACCTCGTCCCGGACGCCACCGGGCTCTCCTACCTCGTCGAGGACGTGGAGACCGTCGCCCCCGGCGTACGGGTCGTGCCCCTCAGCTCGGCCACGGGAGAGGGTCTCGACGAGCTCTCCGCGGTCGTCGCGGGCGGCACGACCGTCCTGCTCGGCGTCTCCGGCGCCGGCAAGTCCACCCTCGCCAACGCGCTCGTCGGTACGGACGTGATGACCGTCCAGGCCGCCCGTGACGTCGACGGCAAGGGCCGCCACACCACGACCACCCGCAACCTCTTCGTCCTGCCGGGCGGGGGAGTCCTCATCGACACCCCCGGGCTGCGCGGGGTCGGCCTCTGGGACGCCGAGACCGGCGTCGGCCAGGTCTTCTCCGAGATCGAGGCGCTGGCGGCCGAGTGCCGCTTCCACGACTGCGCCCACGAGGCGGAGCCCGGCTGCGCGGTGGCGGCGGCCATCGAGGACGGTTCGCTGCCCGTGCGCCGCATGGAGAGCTACCGCAAGCTGCTCCGCGAGAACCAGCGGATCGTGGCCAAGACCGACGCCCGCCTGCGCACCGAGATCCTCAAGGACTGGAAGCGCAAGGGCGCGGAGGGGCGCGCGGCCATGGAGGCCAAGCGCGGGCGCGCCCGGTAGGGGCACGCGTGGTGTTCCGTCGGGGTCCGGGGCCCGTCCCCGGACCCCGGATCCGCCGTTCTCGCGCTGCGCGTCCCCGAGCGCAGCGCCGTGTCCGAAACCCGCCAGCCGGGTGTCGTCGGTTCCCGCACACTGGGAGACGTGACCGAGGAAGACACCCGCTACGAGGCGGTCAGCAGCAGGGACGCACGGTTCGACGGCGCGTTCTTCTTCGCCGTCCGCACCACCGGGATCTACTGCCGGCCCAGCTGCCCGGCCGTCACCCCGAAGCGCCGGAACGTCTCCTTCTTCCCCACGGCCGCCGCCGCCCAGGGCCACGGCTTCCGGGCCTGCCGCCGCTGCCGCCCGGACGCCGTGCCGGGCTCCGCCGCCTGGAACGTCCGGGCCGACGTCGTCGGCCGCGCCATGCGCATGATCGGCGACGGGGTCGTCGACCGCGAGGGCGTGCCCGGACTCGCCGGACGCCTCGGCTACAGCACCCGCCAGGTGCAGCGCCAGCTCACCGCCGAGCTCGGCGCGGGACCCGTCGCCCTCGCCCGCGCCCAGCGGGCGCACACCGCGCGCCTGCTCCTCCAGACCACGGGCCTGCCCGTCACCGAGATCGCCTTCGCGGCCGGATTCGCCAGCGTCCGCCAGTTCAACGAGACCATCCGCGCCGTCTACGCCCGCACCCCCACCGCCCTGCGGGAAGAGGCGGGCACCGGCGCGGGAGCCCGTACCGCGCTCGCCGCCGGGGTGCCGCTGCGGCTCGCCCACCGGGGGCCGTACGCCGCCGGTGAGGTCTTCGACCTGCTCGCGGCCGAGGCCGTGCCCCGCGTCGAGGAGGTCGTCGGCGCCCCCGGCACCCGCACCTACCGCCGTACCCTCCGCCTCCCGTACGGCACCGGCGTCGTCTCCGTCGACGAGCGCTCCGCCGGGCGCTGGCTCGACGCCCGCATCCACCTCACCGAGCTGCGGGACCTGACCACCGCCGTCCACCGGCTGCGCCGCCTCTTCGACCTCGACGCGGACCCGTACGCGGTCGCCGAGCGCCTCGGCGCCGCCCCCGGGCTCGCCGCCGAGGTCGCCGCCCGGCCCGGCGTACGCTCCCCGGGGACGGCCGAGCCGGAGGAGTTCGCGCTGCGGACCCTCCTCGGGCCCGGGGAGTCGGCCCGGCTCGTCGAGGCGCACGGCACGCCCCTGGCCACCGCCTGCGGCACCCTCACCCATGTCTTCCCGGCGCACGCCGACCTGACCGGCCACCCCGTCGCGGGCCCGCTGGCCCGCGCGCTCGCCGACGGAGCCGTACGCCTCGACCCGGGCGCCGACCGCGACGAGGCCGAGCGCGCGCTGCTCGCCGTCCCCGGCGTGAGCCCCGAGGCCGCCGCCCTCATCCGGATGCGTGCGCTCGGCGACCCGGACGTGCCCCCGGCGGGCGTGGCCGACACGGAGGAGTGGCGCCCGTGGCGCTCGTACGCGGCCCGCTACCTCGGGACCGCCCCGTAGGAGGCGCCCGGCGGACCAGGGGCCGGGGGATCTTTCAGGGCGTGCCCCTCAGGGCCTGTCCGGCCGCCAGGACCGGCCGGAGCGCCCGGCTCAGCCCCAGAGCACCGCGCCCGCCCAGGCCCCCACGATCAGCAGGCACGAGAAGAGCTCGACGAGGACGCTCGTTCC
Above is a genomic segment from Streptomyces sp. NBC_00094 containing:
- a CDS encoding YihY/virulence factor BrkB family protein, which codes for MVWLLLKDTVNSCIEYRILGLAAEAAFFTLLSLPPLLLGLIALLGYADDWTNTDTVASIEENILRAAGTVLSDRGVHDIAKPLLDDVTQGKRPELVSLGFAIALWSGSRAVNVFIDTITVMYGLDGHRGIVKTRLLAFLLYIVALIIGAVVLPLAVVGPDRVVELVPWGTEVVAVLYWPAVILLSIAFLTTLYHVSVPVRSPWIEDIPGALVALGMWVFGSFLLRIYLTSQVEGPTIYGSLAAPIAVLLWIGISAFAVLVGAAVNAAIDRVWPSVATAAAREANERARAVQAAELVARVRAEAEDVDEDDPDMPSEFPERWSKFLPPDDVKSRIHSGWEKE
- the rsgA gene encoding ribosome small subunit-dependent GTPase A is translated as MFHASLHPSSLSSDSSDARHPLAAHGWDEGWEAEFAPYARQGLLPGRVVRVDRGQCDVATAEGIVRADTAFVTPHDPLRVVCTGDWAAVDPEGVSDPRYVRTLLPRRTAFARSTSSKRSEGQVLAANVDHVVITVSLAVELDLGRIERFLALAWESGAQPTVVLSKADLVPDATGLSYLVEDVETVAPGVRVVPLSSATGEGLDELSAVVAGGTTVLLGVSGAGKSTLANALVGTDVMTVQAARDVDGKGRHTTTTRNLFVLPGGGVLIDTPGLRGVGLWDAETGVGQVFSEIEALAAECRFHDCAHEAEPGCAVAAAIEDGSLPVRRMESYRKLLRENQRIVAKTDARLRTEILKDWKRKGAEGRAAMEAKRGRAR
- a CDS encoding AlkA N-terminal domain-containing protein; this encodes MGDVTEEDTRYEAVSSRDARFDGAFFFAVRTTGIYCRPSCPAVTPKRRNVSFFPTAAAAQGHGFRACRRCRPDAVPGSAAWNVRADVVGRAMRMIGDGVVDREGVPGLAGRLGYSTRQVQRQLTAELGAGPVALARAQRAHTARLLLQTTGLPVTEIAFAAGFASVRQFNETIRAVYARTPTALREEAGTGAGARTALAAGVPLRLAHRGPYAAGEVFDLLAAEAVPRVEEVVGAPGTRTYRRTLRLPYGTGVVSVDERSAGRWLDARIHLTELRDLTTAVHRLRRLFDLDADPYAVAERLGAAPGLAAEVAARPGVRSPGTAEPEEFALRTLLGPGESARLVEAHGTPLATACGTLTHVFPAHADLTGHPVAGPLARALADGAVRLDPGADRDEAERALLAVPGVSPEAAALIRMRALGDPDVPPAGVADTEEWRPWRSYAARYLGTAP